The Crocinitomicaceae bacterium genome includes a region encoding these proteins:
- a CDS encoding TerB family tellurite resistance protein has translation MSIADLFESGERKADRCHFRNMVMIAKADGEISEAEQNLLHKIGKKLSLTDEQQKELVRDAKSFHVSTPYNREERFEQIINLVMMVQADGKIADAEINTLERVAVGIGFRNLDEVDVESILALINRGEGVEGIMDELLY, from the coding sequence ATGAGCATTGCAGACTTATTTGAATCAGGAGAGCGCAAGGCAGATCGCTGCCATTTCAGAAATATGGTGATGATTGCCAAAGCAGATGGAGAAATCAGCGAAGCAGAACAAAATCTGCTACACAAAATTGGAAAAAAACTCAGCCTGACAGATGAGCAACAAAAAGAATTGGTGCGTGATGCAAAATCATTTCATGTATCAACGCCTTATAATCGCGAGGAAAGATTTGAACAAATCATTAATCTGGTCATGATGGTTCAAGCTGACGGTAAAATTGCTGATGCGGAAATAAACACCCTTGAGCGTGTAGCCGTTGGTATTGGTTTCCGAAATTTAGACGAAGTAGATGTTGAAAGCATTCTTGCCCTCATCAACCGCGGTGAAGGTGTTGAAGGCATCATGGACGAATTACTCTACTAA